A window from Anser cygnoides isolate HZ-2024a breed goose chromosome 1, Taihu_goose_T2T_genome, whole genome shotgun sequence encodes these proteins:
- the DYNLT3 gene encoding dynein light chain Tctex-type 3, with translation MEDFHPHNDEMIFNADEAHNIVKECIESVLGKADYNHNKVNQWTAAIVEQSLTHLVKLGKTYKYIVTCAVMQRSGAGLHTASSCFWDTTTDGTCTVRWENRTMNCIVNVFAVAIIL, from the exons ATGGAGGACTTTCACCCCCACAACGACGAG ATGATCTTCAACGCTGATGAGGCCCACAACATAGTTAAGGAG TGCATAGAAAGTGTCTTGGGCAAGGCAGATTATAATCACAACAAAGTCAACCAGTGGACTGCAGCTATAGTAGAGCAGTCGCTGACACATTTGGTAAAGCTTGGGAAAACATACAAGTACATCG taacttGTGCAGTGATGCAGAGGAGTGGAGCTGGTCTACACACAGCAAGCTCATGTTTCTGGGATACCACAACTGATG GAACTTGCACAGTGAGATGGGAAAACCGAACAATGAACTGCATTGTGAATGTGTTTGCTGTTGCTATTATCCTGTAG